The genome window CAGACTGAACTCTTTGAGTTATCTGActgcttaaagaaaaatctgtaatgaCTTGGCTCGGGCTAGCTATTTGGAAGTTCAAATGGCAAGAAGCTAAATTGTTCTGCTTGTGGATGGTGCCCCTGAGATCAATGGCATTTACTCATATTTAAGATTTGGCAGCAAACCTCAGGACAGCCTGGCTCTGCACCGCCCCGGGGGCAGCTGGCCAGAAGGCCCTGGCTGCCCTGAGGGCGTGAGCAaccggaggggctggggaatAGTCCTTGGTACCAACGCCAAGACCCGATTTCTGAAGTGTCTTCTGTTGAGCTGGCGTACTCCAAGACGAGCAGGGGGCTTTGGTGCAGGAGGTAGGGTCTGATCGGGCAGAGGATTCTGTGCAAGTGAAcccttgtttttaaatggattgTGATCCTCggtgtttcttctttgtttcaaaatagtTGACATAAAAAAACTCTTTCAAAAATGCTTACCtaataaaaaagtcaaaatttgattgtttttatttattcagcacacttgcttaaaaatgaagtaatgaggaaaaatgtaacATTGAAGACAAAGCATGAGTTCTCTGATGCTCACTACAGTAATGCGTGCTGACCTCAATTCATCAGGGATTAAGCAAAGTAGATCACTACAGTTAAAGAAGTGTGAGACAGCTTTCAAGTAATGAAAAACTACTTGCAGAGGAAGGGCcagtttttcttatttccaggTCAGAAAAGAGCCAGTCATCTGCTGAGTTTATCAGCTGCGCACAGCTTCTGCCAGCTGACAGTGACATTCCGCCTGGATGCACGCTTACACATTTGCACTCTCGCAGTTAACACGTACTGCCTGTGCAGTCGTGTAATCCAGGCTCAAGTGGTGCGCTTCGCTGGCCTAACTGGCCAGTGACCAACCAAACGTAACTTCGGCAACACAAACggcttctgctgttttctgtcagGAGTCCTTTTAAGGAATAGTATTTTattccctcccttttcctgtcttttatcATTGATTTCTTGAGCAACCAGCCTAGGTGAATGTATAGGAAGGGGCAGATACAGGAAGAGCGCTCTCACCATCCAAGTGAGTACGCTACAGGACCAAAATTCTCCCCGGCAGTGACTGTTCCCTGGTCTGAAGATTACTCTTCCTGAAGACCCAACTCTGATCTGAAGAGTactcttcctttgttttacagCGGTTAGATCCAAGCTTTGTGGATGAGCTGCTTCCATCTAGAGCCACAACATAATTTGTACTTGTTCCTCTGCAGTGTCACAGGAACAGTAAGTTGTAACTCACCAGAGACTTCCTCGTTATTATCATAGGATACATTAAATATTCGGGGGGGGGAATCCCAAAGCAGCATAGTGCTATATTATGCAAGAAAAGCCACACACCAGTAAGTTTTGAAATTGAAGAAATGGTTATATTGTCCAGATataggaaatatttaataaatatatgttaaaaagatgttttaaagcatttttagtAAGTCTTGGAGTGTAAGTAACATCATAGAAACAGCTGGTTAAACACATCCATTTTCCACTATACTATTTACTTGTAGCAAACATCGTATCATAAAAGTGGCTTCCATTGTTACTTGTAGCAATTTTACATTTGTCAAAAACATTACAACATTTAAATCAACATAcaagagtaaaaaaattaaaacagaatagAACCAGAATTTTTAGTGCTATGATTTaagttttccttgttttatctTTAGACACAATTGAAGGTCACCGTTTACAAAATGGTTTTACAAAATTTTGGGAGTGTGCAGTTAAAAAACCAGCATGGCCAACGCACTTCCACAGGCGTGTTCATTGCCACAGATCCTCCGTGCGACCAAATTTGAAGACCAGTCCTCTgttcaaaacagaataaaggGACGTGAGTACATAACGGACCAAATCAAATAcctagtattttaaatatgtgattTCAGGGAGCAAGCTGTAGTATTTGTCAATCCAGTTCCTGGTCCTGCAACGAAACCTATGCAGACAGATCCCAGAGATCTACTGCCTTTACCAGCAGCTTGTTCACCCTTGTCTAGTTACAAAACAGGGcttaagaaaaaacaggttACAGCAAGTTTCCATTTGAATCATTATAAACTCATTAGGTAAGAAATGAACAAAGGAAGATTAGTCTTACCCAAAAAAGATGAACGCATTCTGGAAAAACACAGCTATCCCTGGGTATACTACTGGTTTttctaacaaaagaaaaaaatctccatgaATGTTTTAGAAGCCATGTTCAAGAATACCCCATCtctgacatttcagaaacactCGGTTGTGCTAGGAGAGCAAAGATAACCCGTTTCATTGAAATATGAACATCTGGAGTCTATGCACTGTGAAGTGGTGGTGAGGACCCGAGTTAGACAGAGGGGTCCATTACAGCGTAGGATTCCCAACTCGATACAGGGGTGACGTGACAACAAACTCTTAGTGCTGCTGCTACTACCTAACAAATCTGCCTAAGCCAGATTGTTCTCACGTACAATTAAGACCGCACTGTGCAGCTCACAGCCCCCTTTCATTCTTCAGCAAGACAGTCCCCGCCAATCTCTGTTGCTCAGTTGTGTGACACAGACACAGAAGACCAGCATAAGCCTCGCCCCACTGGAAAGTTAATTCAATGGATTTTGTGTCCCCCGAAATCATTtagctttccaaagaaaagaagcCTCTCCTGTTCTCTAACCAAAAATGTGCCTCTCAAATGCAATGCTCATGGAGACTGTAATTATCACATGGGATTGCACATCCTGTTTGGAATGCACGTGCGTGTAagtatatatagatatatattcatatataatGACACTATACAAAATGGGAGCGCACATTAGCACTACTATGCGACTAATGCACCTAGGTGTCCTTGGGAATGCCCTGTGAATTGAGTAAAGCCGAAGCTGACGAGAATGTAAATTAAAACCACCGATGTGCCCCGACTAGTCTGAAATTCACTTCAGCTCCAGGTACAAGtagtatttttacatttatctaAGTGACCTAacttccttttgaaaaacaaagactaACACACTGCAGTTTTCATGTCTTTCTCAAGGCTCACCTTCACAAAAAGTTACCCTGGTACATGTTAAGGTATGAATTTAAATAGgcagtttgaattttttttttttccctttcgCTAATTTAGTACATAGGCTTTGGGAGCAATTTGCacaaaatcagtaatttttattctggGAATAAGTGTTCACCCAGGGAATTATTCCCATGTAACTGCAGCAGTTTAATTATATCAGTACAGTTCCTGGTTGACCAAGACCTGCGTTTCTAGTGAGGCTAGTTGGAAATTTGTGACTTAGAAGTAGATAAAATCCATCCTAATAACAGTACATAGTATGGAATAGTGGTGTGTAGgaaaccaaaatattaaaactggGCCTGCCTAGAAACTGTCTAAAAATAAGTTCTAAAATTCAATagtcatttaaaatactttaaacttCCAAAAATGGATCAGGTCACGTCCCATGCTGTATCTTACCTTTAACAACGTAGCCTCCAAAAAGGATCCACATGGAAGCAATCAGAGATCCAAAAGCCATCATAAAACCAATGAACAGCCAGATCCGAGCACCTTGAAAAAGACGAAGGGATGTTTTGTGCCTGTGTCCGAGGACAGACGCTTGTGACTTTCAGCGTGCTTTTGTTTCAGAGCACCTTCTGTCACACCCAGAGCTGTGCACAGATACACAACGTGCATGCTGGTACAGTTCTTACAACTCTTCCAAGACTTAAAGGCTTCACAGACCTGTCATTACACAATAGCCTACAGCACCGTACCTGTTTGTCCTAGACAGCCTTCACTGTAACTGTCACCCCGCACTTGTCCATTAGACACCGCATTGATCCTGTACGAGCAAAACAGGATAAAACTGGGTAAACATAAGTAAAGCAAGAACTAAATGTTTACAAAACAATAAGAGAAACTTCTCAGAAACCTATATAAAAAGGATGACGttgtatttcttgcattttttgatttttttttaaaagggggacaagactaaaatttaaaaagcatttctccAAAGACTAATAAGACTCGGACCTGTATAAcacacttaattttttaaaaaatggttcttTACTATAAGCATCAACAAATATAAGACAGATATTAGAGATACTCAGATAGTAACTTAATTTGTTATTCTTAGTTACCTCTCCATTTAAAGACTATGCGTTCTTTTATTAATTGCCTAAAATAAGTTCTAGGAGTGTGGAGCTCTGATCAAGAAATTACACTTACATTAGAAATGCAATAGTGGCTATAACCCCACAAGCATGGTATGAATGGTTGAAGTCTTCCACTTTAGGGTATTTTACAGCTGCATCTATGATTATCCACCAACCTGtaaaaaactattaaaaaggaagaaaaagcacaataGCTTAAAATATGGACACAAGCCTTTTAACAAGATTACTCTAGAAAAAGTAACGTTAATATATGAAATCATTCGTACGGTCTCCAACCCAGAGTCAACTGATAGTGTAACTAGTTTTCCTATCAAGTTAGGAACGAGGTTAAATGCAAAGCCAGAGATTTACCTACTCCTATAGTTATTACATGGGTAGAAGCTGCGAAACTTAAGTAACGTGGATGCAAGCACCCAGAACAGATTTGGTTGTTAACTCTGCTGCTGCGTACAAGGACAATGTATCCCACTTCTTCCTTTTACTTCCAAACGGCTAATAATTTTTAGCTCGACAGTTGGCTACGTCTAAAAGGCCCGAAAGCAGCATAAGAGAAGCTGTACATACCAGCACTCCCGCAGCAACAGAAGCGATCGTGTTTCGTTTCTCTCCCCAGTCAACACACTCCGAGCACCTCAAGCCCTCAAGAAAACCTGACATTTTTCAGCGCTCTGAAGggctagagaaagaaaagggacatTTCGTTTAAAgaagaaacccatcccacacCAAGGGCTGGCATGCAGCAATGCGCATCGTGCAAGGCAGGTTAAAATTGCTACACGCTCCCTGAAAATCCCGCACCCAGGGCCCCTTCCCGCGGGACgcctgagcagagcagctgacAGAGCCCAGCCACCGACACCCACCTAGGAAACCGCTGGAGAGGCGACGGCCTCAGAGCTGAAGCGAAGACACCGCCAGTCAGCGCACCCAGCCCTCGGAGGGGGCCCCGCCACCCTCCCGCGCCTGAGGCCGGGGACATCCGGCGGGGCTGCAGCCAtccgggagggggggggagaaggcGGCGGCCAAGCGgcccgccctgcccggggaGCGCTCACGCCCCGAAGCGGCGCCTCACGCCGCGTCTCCGCTTACCTGAGGGCGGGGAACGACCGTTGCCCGGCGGCTCACCGGCGCGCGCGCGCAGCAAGCCCCGACCGCCTCCAACCAGGCGCACAGCCACCCACAACGCGCATGCGCGGCGCTCAGCTGATGCGCTCCGGCAGAGTCACGAGACCGGGCAGCCGCGCGCAGGCGCACTGAGTGCAGGCAAGCCACAAACAGATCCTTCTGCGCATGGGCTGCAGTACGGGCGGTGAGAGGGGGCGATGGCGGCCAGTGCGCATGCGCGGGGAAGAGGCTTGCCCTGTGCGCATGCGCCCTGGTTCCTCGTTACGTAAGGGGAGGGGGCAGTTCTGGAAGGTTCTCGGCCGCCCTCAGTCGCTGCTGGGTGGCGGGAGCGGGCGGTGGGTGCTGTGAGGGCTGCGTCCTGCTGGGGCTGTATCGCGGCTTGTTTCCTGGGTGGAAGGAGCCTGCCCGGTCGCTATGGGGGTGACTCATGAAGCGGGGCTGTCTCCTCAGGCGTCGCTGCTGGAGCAGGATCCCTGTGGGGGAAGCCCGGCGGGCTGGAGCCGGTGAGTTGATGGGGCACCGCGGGGACAGTGTCTCGGAGCCGCTGGCGGCCGGGGGGGCGCTGGGGTCTGCTCTCAAAACCAGGGTATTCGGGGcggtgggaggggagaggccGTTACTCGTCTTTAGTCGAACCTGTTGGAGAGTTGTCGTTGCGAGGTGGGGAGCACAcattattcctgtttttcttttattacagaAGTGCCCTGGTGTCTCACGGGAACCAGCACCGGGGGTGTCCGGCGGCTCCCAGCGGTAAGTGCCCGTAAGCAGTCCCTGAGGCGAAGTGCCGTCCCTGCGAATTCAGCCGGCTAACGCGTGGGCGGAGGGAACCGTGCGCGGTTGCCAGCTGAAGGTGTGAGAATAGCTGTGATGAGCCCAGTATGCACGGTGCGGGAAACAGCGGTGTCTGGGTAGCTTAGCGATGGGAGGTGGTGTTTGAGATCCGAGTGAATCAGCCGTTTCGTCTTAGCTGTGCCCTGTATAGTGCTTGTGACCTCGGCCCTTGTTTAGAGGTGAAGTGG of Ciconia boyciana chromosome 21, ASM3463844v1, whole genome shotgun sequence contains these proteins:
- the TMEM50A gene encoding transmembrane protein 50A, which translates into the protein MSGFLEGLRCSECVDWGEKRNTIASVAAGVLFFTGWWIIIDAAVKYPKVEDFNHSYHACGVIATIAFLMINAVSNGQVRGDSYSEGCLGQTGARIWLFIGFMMAFGSLIASMWILFGGYVVKEKPVVYPGIAVFFQNAFIFFGGLVFKFGRTEDLWQ